From Armatimonadota bacterium, a single genomic window includes:
- a CDS encoding DUF4115 domain-containing protein has protein sequence MDHLGIGERLRNAREARGLALEALERQTYIRAAYLQALEEERFDRLPGRAYVKGFLRTYAAALGLDPDRLLEAYPLDAELPPIVGPAGVEVPIRPAAPRSRLRRAAARVALVVAAGALVVGIVGYIQLREFNRPVPPEVAPSAPTVEPPPEPAPAPPSVPEPPPGPEPGPEPGAERPSPSEPAAGVTVEVTATGESWIRVAADGERLFQGIIREGDVRRWHARRQLTVRVGNAPAVQVRVNGRPFLPPPRRQVWEQTFKAPDAP, from the coding sequence GGCTGGCGCTGGAGGCCCTCGAACGGCAGACCTATATCCGCGCCGCCTACCTGCAGGCGTTGGAGGAAGAGCGGTTCGACCGTCTGCCCGGCCGCGCCTACGTGAAGGGGTTCCTGCGGACGTACGCGGCCGCGCTGGGCCTCGATCCCGACCGGCTGCTGGAGGCCTACCCGCTGGATGCCGAACTCCCGCCGATCGTCGGCCCGGCCGGCGTGGAGGTCCCGATCCGGCCGGCCGCGCCGCGCTCCCGACTGCGCCGCGCGGCCGCCCGCGTCGCGCTCGTCGTCGCAGCCGGAGCGCTCGTCGTCGGCATCGTCGGTTACATCCAGCTGCGAGAGTTCAACCGGCCGGTGCCTCCCGAGGTCGCGCCGTCCGCGCCGACGGTCGAGCCTCCGCCGGAACCGGCGCCGGCTCCTCCCAGCGTTCCGGAGCCGCCGCCGGGGCCCGAACCTGGACCCGAACCGGGAGCGGAACGGCCGTCGCCCTCGGAACCGGCGGCAGGGGTCACCGTCGAGGTGACGGCGACCGGCGAGTCGTGGATCCGCGTCGCGGCCGACGGTGAGCGGCTCTTCCAGGGGATCATCCGGGAAGGCGATGTCCGGCGCTGGCACGCCAGGCGGCAACTGACCGTCCGGGTCGGCAACGCTCCGGCCGTGCAGGTCCGGGTCAACGGCCGGCCCTTCCTGCCTCCGCCGCGGCGGCAGGTGTGGGAGCAGACCTTCAAAGCCCCCGACGCGCCCTGA